The Chloroflexota bacterium nucleotide sequence AGGCCAACTTTGCGGTACAAGGCGTGACGGACGGCCAACCGCTCAAGCGGCTGGAGAATGAAGACCGGAAGTGGACGGGGACATTGCCCGCGACTCAGGATTATCTGATCACGGTGGCGTCGCCAAGCGGTTCTGCGGCTTACACGGTGGTGGTCACCGTCGTCACCAAGTAAGCTTGCCCTTCCAAATCGTCCCTGACGTTGAGGGAAACTAATAGTCGCTCTTGCCGGGCAACCGGCAGGAGCGACTGTTTTTTTGAGGCAGGTGACTATTGCGACCAGCCGGTTGGCCGCCGCACCCAGCGATGAGGCCGCAACTTTTCAACTAGCGCCGGATCGAGCGGTCCGGCCTCGCTGGCGGCGAGGTTTAAGTCCACATGCTTGAGTTTCCTCATGCCAGGAATAATAGTGCTCACGTCCGGGTTGGCGAGGATGAAGCGCAAGGCCATCTCTGACATTGTCATATCGTTTGGAACTAGCAGGCGCAAGGCTTCAACTCGCTCGAGGCTGGCCTTCAAGTTCTCCGCGTTGAAATAACCGTTGCGCCAGTCGCCTTCCGGCCATTTGCTATTGCGCGTCAGCGTGCCGGTCAGCGTGCCTTCGTCGAACGGCACGCGGGCGATGACGGCAATATTGAGTTCACGACAAACCGGGAAAAGTTCATCTTCGGGATTCTGATCGAAGATGTTGTAGATCACCTGCACCGCATCAACCAGGCCGGTTCGCAAAGCGCGGATGGCGTTCTCCGGTTCCCAGCGGTTGAGGCTGATACCGACGGCCCGGATCAGGCCCTCACGCTTC carries:
- a CDS encoding aldo/keto reductase; amino-acid sequence: MRYRTFGRTNWQVSDIGYGMWGMGGWTGSDDDESRQSLHRAVELGCNFFDTAWAYGQGHSEKLLGQLVRAHPDKRLYTATKIPPKNLKWPARREYSLDDTFPPDHIRRYTEASLKNLGLESVDLIQFHVWDDSWADDERWQKAMADLKREGLIRAVGISLNRWEPENAIRALRTGLVDAVQVIYNIFDQNPEDELFPVCRELNIAVIARVPFDEGTLTGTLTRNSKWPEGDWRNGYFNAENLKASLERVEALRLLVPNDMTMSEMALRFILANPDVSTIIPGMRKLKHVDLNLAASEAGPLDPALVEKLRPHRWVRRPTGWSQ